In Ailuropoda melanoleuca isolate Jingjing chromosome 4, ASM200744v2, whole genome shotgun sequence, the following proteins share a genomic window:
- the LOC100483402 gene encoding olfactory receptor 7A10, with amino-acid sequence MYLITVCGNLLLILAVSSDSHLHTPMYFFLANLSFVDTCFTSTTVPKMLWNIQTHSKVIRYDGCITQMYFFLLFTGLGDFLLTVMAYDRFVAICHPLHYTVIMNPQLCGLLVLVSWIIIVSLFYCTSLGVYLSSAVTQSSHASAVASVMYTVVTPMLNPFIYSLRNRDIKRALKRIIGVPVS; translated from the exons atgtacctgatcactgtgtgtggaaacctgctcctcatcctggccgtcagctcagactcccacctccacacccccatgtacttcttcctagccaacctgtcctttgtagacacctgtttcacctccaccactgtccccaagatgctgtggaacatccagactcacAGCAAAGTCATAAGGTATGATGGCTGCATCACACAGATGTACTTTTTCCTACTCTTCACTGGATTGGGTGACTTTCTCCTgactgtgatggcctatgaccgctttgtggccatctgtcaccccctgcactacacggtcatcatgaacccccagctctgtggactcctggttctggtgtcctggatTATCA ttgtctccttGTTTTATTGTACCAGCCTAGGggtgtaccttagctctgctgttACCCAGAGCTCCCATgcaagtgcagtggcctcagtgatgtacacggtggtcacgcccatgctgaaccccttcatctacagcctgaggaacagagacataaagagggCTCTGAAAAGAATCATTGGGGTTCCAGTGTCATAA